Within the Enterobacter roggenkampii genome, the region CGAGGAACGGCAGGGATTCGATATCACCCACGGTACCGCCGATTTCAACCAGCACAACGTCATGCCCTTCGCCACCGGCAAGGACACGCTCTTTGATGGCGTTAGTGATGTGTGGGATAACCTGCACGGTCGCGCCCAGATAGTCACCACGGCGCTCTTTACGCAGAACGTCAGAGTAGATGCGGCCAGTCGTGAAGTTATTACGACGGGTCATTTTGGTACGAATGAAACGCTCGTAGTGGCCAAGATCCAGATCGGTTTCAGCGCCGTCTTCAGTAACGAACACTTCCCCGTGTTGGGTTGGGCTCATGGTGCCAGGATCGACGTTGATGTACGGATCCAGTTTCATCATGGTCACATTGAGGCCACGGGCTTCAAGAATGGCTGCGAGGGAGGCTGCGGCAATGCCTTTACCCAGAGAGGATACGACCCCGCCGGTCACAAAAATATAGTTCGTTGTCATGCTGAACCTGAGAAGTTAGGGTGAAACGATGGAATAACCAGGACGGGAAAGTAGTATACCCGAACACGGCGAGCGCCACAAACTTTCATTCTCCGTCTCCATTCCAGGCCATGACAAACATAAGGAGTGAGAAAATAGCCCCTTTTGGGTAAATGTTTTTGACGCAAATCAAGCGCTTGTCATTTAAAAAATCACACAAATTGCGCTTGATCGCAAAATTTCGTTAGAGATCAGATTCCTGGCGCTTTACTTCCTGCCAGACTTCTTCCATCGCGTCGAGGTCAATACCGCTCATTTCCAGGCCTCGCGAGGCGACAATCCGCTCCACTTCGCGAAAGCGGCGTTCGAACTTAAGATTGGCTTTTTGCAGCGCCGTTTCCGCTTTTACACCCAGGTGGCGAGAAAGGTTGACGGTCGCAAACAGCAGATCGCCCATCTCTTCCTCAAGCTTTGCTTCATCCACCACCGCCTGCTGCGCTTCGTGCATCACCTCGTCAATCTCTTCGTGCACTTTATCCAGCACCGGGCCGAGTGAGGTCCAGTCAAACCCCACGGCGGAGCAGCGTTTCTGGATTTTGTGCGCGCGCATCAGCGCGGGCAGGCTCAGCGGAATGTCGTCCAGCGCGGAGTGCTGGGATTTTTCTGCCCGCTCGGCGCTCTTGATCTGCTCCCAGCGGGCCAGGACTTCGGTGCTGGTTCCTGCGGTAGCGTCACCGAAAATATGGGGATGACGGCGCTCAAGCTTGTCGCTGATGGCAGCGCAGATATCGTCAAAGTTAAAGCGCCCCTCTTCCTGCGCCATCTGCGCGTAGAACACCACCTGGAACAGCAGATCGCCCAGCTCGCCGCGCAGGTCGTCAAAATCTTCACGGGAAATGGCGTCCAGCACCTCGTAGGTCTCTTCAAGGGTGTACGGGGCGATGGTGGCGAAAGTCTGCTCTTTGTCCCACGGGCAGCCGTTTTCCGGGTCGCGCAGGCGTTTCATGATGCCGAGCAGGCGGTCGATTTGAGTCATAATACTGTCCTGATGAAAAAATGCCGGGTGGCGGCGTTGCCTTACCCGGCCTACGGAAGAGGATGTTTAGCCGCCGTGCAGACGACGCGCGTCAATCACATCCGGCACCTGGTTCAGCTTGCCGAGCACGCGGCCCAGCACCTGCAGGTTATAGATTTCGATGGTCATATCGATGGTGGCAAGCTGCTCGCGGGTATCGCTGCGGCTGGCGACGCCCAGCACGTTGACCTTCTCGTTGGCGAGAATGGTCGTGATGTCGCGCAGCAGGCCGCTGCGGTCGTTGGCAGTGACGCGCACCACCAGCGAGTAGCCGGCGGAGTAGCTCTCGCCCCAGACCGCTTCCACGATGCGCTCCGGCGCATGGGACTGCAGCTCGGCAAGCTGGTCGCAGTCGGAGCGGTGGATCGAGATCCCGCGCCCCTGGGTGATAAAGCCGACGATATCGTCGCCTGGAATTGGCTGACAGCAGCGGGCAATGTGGTGCATCAGGTTACCGACACCTTCGACCACCACGCGGCCGTTGTCTTTGCTGCGCTGCTGCGGCGCGTAGGTTTTCTGCTGCAGCTGCTTCAGCGCCGCCGCGTCCTGCTCTTCCGCGCTTGGCTTATTGAACTGCGCCTGCAGGAAGTTCACCATCTGGTTCAGACGAATATCACCGCCGCCAATCGCCGCTAACAGCTCATCAAGCTCGTTGAAGTTGTAGCGCGGCAGCAGGAATTTCTCCGCCTCTTTCAGGCTGATCCCGATATGCTCCAGCTCGTCGTCAAGGATCTGGCGACCGGCAAGGATATTCTTGTCTCGATCCTGTTTACGGAACCAGGCGTGAATCTTCGAGCGCCCGCGGCTGGTGGTGACATACCCCAGGTTCGGGTTAAGCCAGTCCCGGCTCGGGTTCGGCTGCTTCTGGGTAATGATTTCAATCTGGTCGCCCATCTGCAGCTGATAGGTGAACGGTACGATACGCCCGCCAATTTTCGCCCCGATGCAGCGGTGCCCCACATCGCTATGGATGTGGTAGGCAAAATCGAGCGGCGTAGAGCCGGCCGGCAGGTCGACAACGTCCCCTTTCGGGGTAAAGACGTAGACGCGATCGTCAAAGACCTGGCTGCGCACTTCGTCGAGCATCTCGCCGGAATCGGCCATCTCTTCCTGCCACGCAATCAGCTTACGCAGCCAGGCAATGCGGTCTTCGTGGCCTGAACGCGCCCCGCCGGACGTGCCTTCTTTGTATTTCCAGTGCGCGGCAACGCCCAGCTCGGCGTCCTCGTGCATCTGTTTGGTGCGGATCTGAATCTCGACCGTTTTACCGCCAGGGCCAAGCACCACGGTATGGATTGACTGATAGCCGTTCGGTTTGGGGTTGGCGACATAGTCGTCAAACTCATCGGGCAGATGACGGAAGTGCGTGTGCACTATCCCCAGCGCGGCGTAGCAGTCCTGCAGACGCTCCGCCACGATACGCACGGCGCGCACGTCAAACAGCTCGTCAAAGGCGAGGTGTTTCTTCTGCATTTTGCGCCAGATGCTGTAGATGTGCTTTGGTCGACCGTAGACTTCGGCGCGCACGTTCTCTTCTTTCATCGCCTGGCGCAGGCCGCCGACAAACTCCTCGATATAGTGCTCGCGGTCGATGCGTCGCTCGTGCAGGAGTTTGGCAATCCGTTTGTATTCCGCCGGGTGCAGATAGCGGAAGCAGTAATCTTCCAGCTCCCACTTCAGCTGACCAATCCCCAGCCGGTTCGCCAGCGGCGCATAGATGTTTGTACACTCTTTGGCAGCCAGCACGCGCTCGTCTTCCGGCGCATCCTTCACCTCTCGCAGATGGGCAATACGCTCGGCCAGCTTGATGACCACGCAGCGGAAATCATCCACCATGGCCAGCAGCATCCGGCGAACGTTATCGACCTGCTCTGAGGAGACGGAATCCGTATGCGCGGCTTTGAGCTGACGAATGGCTGCCATATCGCGCACGCCGTGGATCAGCGCGACGACGGATTTTCCGACGCTGTCGCGCAGCACGTCTTCGCTGACCACGTCCGCATCCGCGAGGGGGAAGAGCAGCGCGGCCTGCAGCGTTTCGATGTCCATGTTCAGCATGGACAGGATTTCAACCATCTCCACGCCGCGCCACAGGAGAAGATCGGCGTCGGGATGCCCCTGCGTGGTGCGCAGACAATAGGCCCAGGTTTCGGTTAAGCGTTCACACGACTGCTGGCTGGAAATTCCCAGACTTGCGATCCATTTTTGTGGGTCAAACTCCCCAGCTTTATTGAGATGTGCACTTCTTACCGCAACCATTGTCCTCTCCTTTAGGGACCAGGGCCTGTCGAAGTCGACAAGCCAAACAAATTAGATGTGCTCGAACAACACCATCGATTCCAGATGCCCAGTGTGCGGGAACATGTCCAGCATTGCCAGACGCTGAATCTGGTAACCCGCGCTGAGCAGTGCCTCGCTGTCCCGGGCAAGCGTTGCCGGGTTACAGGAAACATAGACCACACGCTTTGGCGCGAGTTTAATAATATGTGCCATCACGCCCGGGGCACCGGCACGCGCCGGGTCGAGCAAAATTTTATCGAAGCCCTGCTTTGCCCACGGCTGTTGGGTGACATCGTCCTCAAGATTTTGATGAAAGAATGTCACATTTTGCAAGCCGTTCTGCCGCGCGTTCTCCTGCCCTTTCGCCACCAGCGCCTCAACGCCTTCCACGCCGACGACGCTGGCCGCTTCTTGCGCCAGCGGCAGCGTGAAGTTGCCCATTCCGCAGAACAGATCGAGCACCCGGTCGCTTTTCTGAACGTCCAGCCACGCCAGCGCTTTCGCCACCATCTGCTGATTAACGCCATCATTAACCTGAATGAAATCCCGCGGGCTGAACGTTAAGCGTAGCCCGTTTGACGCATACCAGGGCGCCTCACCGGTAACCTGTTCAAGTATCTCGCTTTGTGGTGCCAGGAAAAGCGCCAGGTCGTGGGAATGCGAAAAGCGTTCCAGTTTTTCGCGATCTTTCTTCGACAACGGCGCGGTATGACGCAGCACCATCAGCGGGCCATTGTTTGCCATGACCAGTTCGACGTGCCCAAGATGGCGTACGCCGTCCAGCCCGGAGAGGCAGATGCGCACTTCCGGAAGCAATGCCTCAAGATGGGGCACCAAAATGGGGCACCGCTTCACGTCAACGATGTCGCTGGAGCCGGCCTTGCGAAACCCCATCTCCAGCCGCTCCGTTTTTGGCTGATAGCTGAGGCTCAGGCGCGCGCGACGACGATAGCCCCAGGGCTCATCGGCAACAATTTCGTTAACGTCATGTTTAAGCAGACGCGCCAGCGCGTTGCTTTTGCTTTTTTGCTGTAATTCTGTGCTCGCATGCTGTTGCTGGCAGCCGCCGCACACGCCAAAATGGGGACAGCGGGGTGCCACACGCTCCGGGCTATCGTTGAAGCGACGCTTAACCTGCCCGCGCGCAAACTGGCGTTTATCTTCCGTTAGCGTAATTTCTGCTCGTTCTGCTGGCAGTAAACCTGTTATAAACAGAGCCTTACCATTGTGACGTGCCACTCCCTGGCCAAACGGATCGAGTTCCGTGGCCTCAACAGTGATGATTTGACGCGTCGTCACGCGTCGCTTTGCAGAGTAGAATTGCGCCATCGCAGAGATTTTTCTCACATAACCATAATTATCTTAATTGTCCCATAACGGAACGCCATGACCAACTACAGCCTGCGCGCGCGCATGATGATTTTGATCCTCGCCCCCACCGTTCTCATCGGTTTGCTGCTGAGTATCTTCTTTGTGGTGCACCGCTATAACGATTTGCAGCGACAGCTGGAAGATGCAGGCGCCAGCATTATCGAACCGCTTGCCGTCTCCAGCGAGTACGGCATGAACCTGCAAAACCGCGAATCCATTGGGCAGTTAATCAGCGTACTCCACCGCCGCCACTCGGACATCGTACGCGCCATTTCCGTTTACGACGAACATAACCGCCTGTTTGTGACCTCAAACTTTCATCTCGATCCGGCAGCACTGAAAATCCCGGACGGTACGCCGTTCCCGCGCCACCTCACCGTATTGCGGCGCGGCGATATCATGATCCTGCGCACGCCGATCGTGTCGGAAAGCTATTCCCCCGATGAGTCTGCACAGTCCGACGCCAAATCCAGCAATAATATGCTGGGATATGTGGCGCTGGAGCTGGATCTCAAGTCGGTCCGGCTACAGCAGTACAAAGAGATCTTCATCTCTGGCGTGATGATGCTGTTCTGCATCGGCATTGCGCTGATCTTCGGCTGGCGCCTGATGCGCGACGTGACGGGCCCCATCCGCAACATGGTTAACACGGTTGACCGCATTCGCCGGGGACAGCTCGACAGCCGTGTGGAAGGGTTTATGCTGGGCGAGCTGGACATGCTGAAAAACGGCATCAACTCGATGGCGATGTCGCTGGCGGCCTATCACGAAGAGATGCAGCACAACGTTGACCAGGCGACGTCCGACCTGCGCGAAACGCTGGAGCAGATGGAGATCCAGAACGTTGAGCTGGATCTGGCGAAAAAGCGCGCTCAGGAAGCGGCGCGTATTAAATCGGAATTCCTTGCCAATATGTCGCACGAGCTGCGCACGCCGCTCAATGGCGTGATCGGCTTTACCCGTCTGACCCTGAAAAGCGAGCTCAACCCCACTCAGCGGGATCACCTGCACACCATTGAACGTTCGGCCAACAACCTGCTGGCGATCATTAACGACGTGCTGGACTTCTCCAAGCTGGAAGCGGGCAAGCTGATCCTCGAGAGTATCCCCTTCCCGCTGCGCAGCACGCTGGATGAAGTGGTGACGCTGCTCGCGCACTCGTCGCACGACAAAGGCCTGGAGCTGACGCTTAACATTAAAAACGACGTGCCGGATAACGTTATTGGCGATCCGCTGCGCCTGCAGCAGGTCATAACTAACCTTGTCGGGAATGCCATTAAGTTCACCGAAAGCGGTAATATCGACATCCTGGTAGAGAAACGCTCCATCAGCAGCAATAAGGTCCAGATTGAAGTCCAGATCCGCGATACCGGCATCGGCATTCCGGAGCGCGACCAGTCGCGTCTGTTCCAGGCGTTCCGTCAGGCGGACGCCAGCATCTCCCGCCGTCATGGCGGTACCGGTCTGGGGCTGGTGATCACCCAGCGCCTGGTGAACGAGATGGGCGGCGATATCTCTTTCCACAGCCAGCCAAACCGCGGTTCAACCTTCTGGTTCCACATTAATCTGGACCTTAATCCGAACGTGCTGACCGATGGCCCGGTGACGGACTGCCTGAAAGGCAAGCGTCTGGCCTACGTTGAACCTAACGCTGCGGCGGCGCAGTGTACGCTCGACATCTTAAGCACCACGCCGCTGGAGGTGGTCTACAGCCCCACCTTCTCGGCGCTTGCCGTAGAGCATTACGATATTCTGCTGATGGGCATTCCGGTCACCTTCACCGGCGAGTTGACCATGCAGCAGGAGCGCCTGGCGAAAGCCGCGTCGATGACCGACTACCTGCTGCTGGCGCTGCCGTGCCATGGGCAGCTCAACGCGGAAGAACTGAAAAACGACGGCGCGGCCGCGTGCCTTTTGAAACCACTGACCGCAACCCGTTTGCTGCCAGCCCTCACGGAATATTGCCGTCTTAGCCAGCATGCCCTTCCGCTGATTAACGATGAGCAAAAATTGCCGATGAGCGTGATGGCGGTGGATGATAATCCGGCCAACCTGAAGCTCATTGGCGCATTGCTTGAGGACCAGGTTCAGCATGTGGAGCTATGCACCAGCGGCGCGCAGGCGGTTGAACAGGCTAAGCAGATGCAGTTCGATTTAATCCTGATGGATATTCAGATGCCGGGCATGGACGGCATCCGGGCCTGCGAGCTGATCCACCAGTTGCCGCATCAGCAGCAAACGCCGGTTATTGCTGTCACCGCGCACGCGATGGCGGGCCAGAAGGAGAAGCTGCTGAGCGCCGGGATGAATGACTATCTGGCAAAGCCCATCGATGAAGAGAAACTTCATAGCCTGCTGTTGCGCTACAAGCCGGGTCATATTGGCGGAACGTACACGGTTTCCAGCGAGCAGGCTGAGATAAGCGTTAATCAGAACGCCACCTTTGACTGGCAGCTCGCGCTGCGCCAGGCGGCAGGTAAACCCGATTTGGCCCGCGACATGCTGCAAATGCTGGTCGCGTTTCTGCCGGAAATTCGCAACAAGGTGGAAGAGCAGCTGGTGGGTGAAAACCCGGAAGATCTGCTGGACGCAATCCACAAGCTGCACGGCAGCTGCGGGTACAGCGGCGTACCGCGGCTGAAAAACCTCTGTCAGTTGCTGGAGCAGCAGCTGCGTGCGGGCACGCCGGAATCGGAGCTTGAACCGGAGTTCCTGGAGCTGCTGGATGAAATGGATAACGTGACGCGCGAAGCGATGAAGGTGTTGGGGAGCTGAGGTAAAAGCCCGGTGGCGCTACGCTTGCCGGGCCTACAGGTGCACTAACGTAGGCCGGGTAAGGCGAAGCCGCCACCCGGCAATCACAGCTAAAATGCCTGCCCCACTTTCAGCACCGCCGCGATATTCCTTGCGGCCATCCTGACGTTCTCGCCGGCATTTTCCAGCGCGTCTTCCAGCGTGCAGATGGTGTAGATCACGCTAAACACGGCATCAATGCCGTGATCGTGTACCACGCCAACGTCCGCCGTCAGGCTGCCTGCAATGCCAATAACGGGTTTGTTAAAGCGTTTTGCCACCTTTGCCACCCCCACCGGGACTTTGCCGTGGATCGTCTGGCTGTCAATGCGGCCTTCCCCCGTGATCACCAGATCCGCATCGGCCACCTGATCGGCCAGGTGTAGCGCATCGGTCACGATCTCAATGCCCTGGCGCAGCTGCGCGCCGCAAAAGGCGTAGAGCGCCGCGCCCATGCCCCCCGCCGCGCCGCCGCCAGCAAGGTTCAGCACGTCGATATCCAGGTCCCGGGCAATCACGCTTGCATAGTGCGCAAGCGCGTTGTCCAGGGTGACGATCATCTCGGGTGTGGCGCCCTTCTGCGGGCCGAATACGGCTGACGCGCCATCGTTCCCGGTAAGCGGATTGGTTACATCGCAGGCCACCTCAATCCGGCATTCCGCCAGACGCTTGTCCAGCCCGCTCAGGTCGATACGCGCGAGTTTTCCCAGCTCGCCCCCGCCCTGCCCAAGAGGCTGTTCATTGTCGTCCAGCAGCTTCGCCCCCAGCGCCTGCACCATCCCTGCGCCGCCGTCGTTGGTAGCGCTGCCGCCAATGCCAATAATAATATGCTTAACGCCCACATCCAGCGCGTGACGAATCAGTTCGCCCGTGCCCCAGGAGGTGGTTTTCAGCGGATTACGCTGCGAAGGCGCAACCCGCTCCAGGCCGCTTGCCGCCGCCATTTCAATAAAGGCGCTCTGCTTATCTCCGGACAAGCCATAGAACCCCTCCACGCGCTCGCCCAGCGGGCCGGTCACCGGAACATGCACAATGCTTCCCTGCGTTGCCGCGATCATCGCCTCAACCGTCCCTTCGCCACCGTCCGCGACCGGCAGCTTCACGTAAACCGCCTCGGGAAAGATCTCGCGAAAACCACGTTCTATCGCTGTCGCAACCTCAAGCGCACTCAAACTTTCCTTATACGAGTCCGGTGCGATAACAATTTTCATAAGCCATCCTTACGCATAGTCGTTACGTTAAGCATACACCACGTAAAAGACCGCTCATGGGAGCGGTCCCAATGCGTTTATCGTACCATGCACGGGCGTTTATTGTCGAATGTCCAGTCAGGGATGAGATACTGCATCGCCATCGCATCGTCGCGCGCGCCCAGACCGTGTTTCTGATACAGCTCATGGGCCTTCATGACCTGATCCATATCCAGCTCAACCCCAAGCCCCGGCGTAGAAGGCACCTGCACCATGCCACCTTTGATCTCAAACGGCTGCTTAGTAAGACGCTGATTACCTTCCTGCCAGATCCAGTGGGTGTCGATAGCAGTGATCGTGCCCGGCGCAGCGGCGGCGACGTGCGTGAACATCGCCAGCGAGATATCGAAGTGGTTGTTGGAGTGCGAACCCCAGGTCAGGCCAAACTCATGGCACATCTGCGCCACGCGAACCGACCCCTGCATCGTCCAGAAGTGCGGGTCAGCCAGCGGAATATCGACTGACTGGAGGGATAAGGTGTGTCCCATCTGACGCCAGTCGGTCGCAATCATATTGGTCGCGGTCGGCAGCCCCGTAGCGCGACGGAATTCCGCCATCACTTCACGGCCAGAGAAGCCTTGCTCAGCCCCGCACGGGTCCTCCGCGTAGGCCAGCACGCCTTTCAGCTGCTTGCCGATCGCAATCGCTTCATTGAGAGACCAGGCCCCGTTCGGATCGAGCGTCACGCGCGCCTGCGGGAAACGTTTTGCCAGCGCGGTGACGGCTTCCGCCTCTTCTTCCCCGGCCAGCACGCCGCCCTTCAGTTTGAAATCGTTGAAGCCATATTTTTCGTATGCCGCTTCCGCCAGGCGCACCACCGCATCCGGGGTCATTGCCTCGTCGTGGCGAAGCCGGTACCAGTCGCATTGTTCATCCGGCTGGCTCTGATACGGCAGTGGCGTCAGCTTGCGGTCGCCGACAAAGAACAGATAGCCCAGCATTTCCACTTCGCTACGCTGCTGCCCCTCGCCCAGCAGCGACGCAACGTTAACGCCCAGATGCTGGCCCAGCAGATCCAGCATCGCGGCTTCAATGCCTGTCACCACGTGGATAGTGGTGCGCAGATCGAAGGTCTGCAGACCCCGGCCCCCGGCATCGCGATCGGCAAAGGTGTTGCGCACGGTGTTCAGGACATTTTTGTACTCACCCAGCGTTTTGCCCACGACCAGCGGAATGGCATCTTCCAGCGTCTGGCGGATCTTCTCCCCGCCCGGAATTTCGCCCACGCCCGTATGGCCGGAATTGTCTTTGATGATGACAATATTGCGGGTAAAGAATGGCGCGTGCGCGCCGCTCAGGTTCATCAGCATGCTGTCATGGCCCGCAACCGGAACGATCTGCATGGCGGTGACGACAGGGGTCGTAAAAGTACTCATCGTGTAATCCTTTTATCAGTGACGTCCGAAAACAGGGCGCTTACGGTCAAATGTCCAGCCGGGAATAAGGTACTGCATCGGGCCCGCGTCGTTACGCGCGCCGCCCGGCAATTTTTTATACGCCTCATGGGCTTTATGGATCCGATCCCAGTCCAGCTCCACGCCCAGGCCCGGCGCATCCGGTACGGCAATCTTGCCATTGATGATTTCCAGCGGATTTTTCGTCAGGCGGGCTTCGCCTTCCTGCCAAATCCAGTGCGTGTCGATGGCGGTCGGGTTACCCGGCGCAGCGGCGCCAACGTGGGTAAACATCGCCAGCGAAATATCAAAGTGATTGTTCGAATGACAGCCCCAGGTGAGTCCCCAGTCATCGCACAGCTGCGCCACGCGGACCGCGCCTGAGAGCGTCCAGAAGTGCGGGTCCGCCAGCGGAATGTCGACGGCGTTGAGCATCACCGCATGGCCCATTTCGCGCCAGTTGGTGGCGATCATATTGGTCGCCACCGGCAGCCCGGTGGCGCGACGGAACTCGGCCATCACTTCGCGGCCCGAAAAGCCCTGTTCCGCGCCGCAGGGGTCTTCCGCATAGGTCAGGACATCGCCCAGCCCTTTGCACAGGCTAATCGCTTCATCCAGCAGCCATGCGCCGTTGGGATCGACGGTGATCCGAGCATCCGCAAAGCGTTTTTTCAGCGCCCGGACCGTTTCAATCTCCTGCTCGCCGGGCAGCACGCCGCCCTTCAGCTTGAAATCCTTAAAGCCGTAGCGATCCTGCGCCGCCTCGGCCAGCCGCACCACCGCGTCGCAGGAGAGCGCTTCCTGGTGGCGCAGGCGATACCAGTCGTGTTCGCCCGTGGATCGAGCCAGATAGGGGAGATCGGTTTTATTGCGATCGCCAATGTAGAACAGATAGCCCAGCACGGTGACCGCATCGCGCTGTTTGCCGGGCCCCAGCAGTTCGCAGGCCGGGACATTGAGCGCCTTACCCAGTAAATCAAGCAGAGCCGCTTCCAGCGCGGCGACCGCATTGACGCGCAGTTCAAACGTCCAGGCACCGTTACCGAACGTCTCAAAGTCTGCCGACTGGTTGCCCTTATGCACCCGCTGAACCACCCTGTTCAGACGGGCAATCTCCTGCCCCACCACCAGCGGAATGGCATCGACCAGCGTCTGGTAAATCACCTCTCCGCCAGGGGCCTCGCCCACGCCGGTATTCCCTGCGCTGTCTTTTAGCACGACGATATTACGGGTAAACCAGGCGTTATGCGCGCCGCCAATATTGAGCAGCATGCTGTCCTGCCCGGCCACCGGGATGACCTTCATCTCGGTGACGATAGGGCTTGATTGCGTTGTCATCAGCCACGCTCCGCAACAGGTTTAAGTTCGACGCGTTTGATATCTCCCACCAGCACCAGATAACTCAGGACCGCCACCAGCGCATGCACACCCACGTAGATTAGCGCACCGTTGAACGAGCCGGTGGTACCGACGATGTAGCCGATAGCGATGGGCGTCACAATCCCGGAGATGTTGCCGAACATGTTGAACAGACCGCCGCTCAGGCCGCTGATCTCTTTCGGGGCCGTATCCGCCATTACCGCCCAGCCCAGCGCGCCAATGCCTTTGCCGAAGAAGGCCATCGCCATAAAGCCGATAATCATCCACTCGGCATTGACGTAGTTACAGAACACCATGGTCATGGAGAGCAGCATGCCGAGCACGATGGGCGTTTTACGCGCGATGTTCAGTGAACCCGTGCGGCGCATCAGCCAGTCGGAAATCACCCCGCCGAGCACGCCCCCCACGAAGCCACAGATGGCCGGGACCGAGGCAACAAACCCCGCTTTCAGAATCGACATGCCGCGTGCCTGCACGAGGTACACCGGGAACCAGGTGATGAAAAAGTAGGTCAAGGCGTTGATACAGTACTGGCCCAGATAGATCCCGATCATCATACGCGATCCGACAAGCTGCCTGATCTGCGCCCATTTCTGGCTGAACGGCACTTTCGCCGTCGAGGATTTCTGATCCATGTTGATCAGCGCGCCGCCTTCAGCGATGTACTCCAGCTCTTTTTTGTTTACGCCAGGGTGCAGGTTGGGTTCGTGGATCACTTTCAGCCAGATAAAGCTAATGACGATCCCGAGTCCGC harbors:
- the mazG gene encoding nucleoside triphosphate pyrophosphohydrolase is translated as MTQIDRLLGIMKRLRDPENGCPWDKEQTFATIAPYTLEETYEVLDAISREDFDDLRGELGDLLFQVVFYAQMAQEEGRFNFDDICAAISDKLERRHPHIFGDATAGTSTEVLARWEQIKSAERAEKSQHSALDDIPLSLPALMRAHKIQKRCSAVGFDWTSLGPVLDKVHEEIDEVMHEAQQAVVDEAKLEEEMGDLLFATVNLSRHLGVKAETALQKANLKFERRFREVERIVASRGLEMSGIDLDAMEEVWQEVKRQESDL
- the relA gene encoding GTP diphosphokinase, which gives rise to MVAVRSAHLNKAGEFDPQKWIASLGISSQQSCERLTETWAYCLRTTQGHPDADLLLWRGVEMVEILSMLNMDIETLQAALLFPLADADVVSEDVLRDSVGKSVVALIHGVRDMAAIRQLKAAHTDSVSSEQVDNVRRMLLAMVDDFRCVVIKLAERIAHLREVKDAPEDERVLAAKECTNIYAPLANRLGIGQLKWELEDYCFRYLHPAEYKRIAKLLHERRIDREHYIEEFVGGLRQAMKEENVRAEVYGRPKHIYSIWRKMQKKHLAFDELFDVRAVRIVAERLQDCYAALGIVHTHFRHLPDEFDDYVANPKPNGYQSIHTVVLGPGGKTVEIQIRTKQMHEDAELGVAAHWKYKEGTSGGARSGHEDRIAWLRKLIAWQEEMADSGEMLDEVRSQVFDDRVYVFTPKGDVVDLPAGSTPLDFAYHIHSDVGHRCIGAKIGGRIVPFTYQLQMGDQIEIITQKQPNPSRDWLNPNLGYVTTSRGRSKIHAWFRKQDRDKNILAGRQILDDELEHIGISLKEAEKFLLPRYNFNELDELLAAIGGGDIRLNQMVNFLQAQFNKPSAEEQDAAALKQLQQKTYAPQQRSKDNGRVVVEGVGNLMHHIARCCQPIPGDDIVGFITQGRGISIHRSDCDQLAELQSHAPERIVEAVWGESYSAGYSLVVRVTANDRSGLLRDITTILANEKVNVLGVASRSDTREQLATIDMTIEIYNLQVLGRVLGKLNQVPDVIDARRLHGG
- the rlmD gene encoding 23S rRNA (uracil(1939)-C(5))-methyltransferase RlmD, which translates into the protein MAQFYSAKRRVTTRQIITVEATELDPFGQGVARHNGKALFITGLLPAERAEITLTEDKRQFARGQVKRRFNDSPERVAPRCPHFGVCGGCQQQHASTELQQKSKSNALARLLKHDVNEIVADEPWGYRRRARLSLSYQPKTERLEMGFRKAGSSDIVDVKRCPILVPHLEALLPEVRICLSGLDGVRHLGHVELVMANNGPLMVLRHTAPLSKKDREKLERFSHSHDLALFLAPQSEILEQVTGEAPWYASNGLRLTFSPRDFIQVNDGVNQQMVAKALAWLDVQKSDRVLDLFCGMGNFTLPLAQEAASVVGVEGVEALVAKGQENARQNGLQNVTFFHQNLEDDVTQQPWAKQGFDKILLDPARAGAPGVMAHIIKLAPKRVVYVSCNPATLARDSEALLSAGYQIQRLAMLDMFPHTGHLESMVLFEHI
- the barA gene encoding two-component sensor histidine kinase BarA; amino-acid sequence: MTNYSLRARMMILILAPTVLIGLLLSIFFVVHRYNDLQRQLEDAGASIIEPLAVSSEYGMNLQNRESIGQLISVLHRRHSDIVRAISVYDEHNRLFVTSNFHLDPAALKIPDGTPFPRHLTVLRRGDIMILRTPIVSESYSPDESAQSDAKSSNNMLGYVALELDLKSVRLQQYKEIFISGVMMLFCIGIALIFGWRLMRDVTGPIRNMVNTVDRIRRGQLDSRVEGFMLGELDMLKNGINSMAMSLAAYHEEMQHNVDQATSDLRETLEQMEIQNVELDLAKKRAQEAARIKSEFLANMSHELRTPLNGVIGFTRLTLKSELNPTQRDHLHTIERSANNLLAIINDVLDFSKLEAGKLILESIPFPLRSTLDEVVTLLAHSSHDKGLELTLNIKNDVPDNVIGDPLRLQQVITNLVGNAIKFTESGNIDILVEKRSISSNKVQIEVQIRDTGIGIPERDQSRLFQAFRQADASISRRHGGTGLGLVITQRLVNEMGGDISFHSQPNRGSTFWFHINLDLNPNVLTDGPVTDCLKGKRLAYVEPNAAAAQCTLDILSTTPLEVVYSPTFSALAVEHYDILLMGIPVTFTGELTMQQERLAKAASMTDYLLLALPCHGQLNAEELKNDGAAACLLKPLTATRLLPALTEYCRLSQHALPLINDEQKLPMSVMAVDDNPANLKLIGALLEDQVQHVELCTSGAQAVEQAKQMQFDLILMDIQMPGMDGIRACELIHQLPHQQQTPVIAVTAHAMAGQKEKLLSAGMNDYLAKPIDEEKLHSLLLRYKPGHIGGTYTVSSEQAEISVNQNATFDWQLALRQAAGKPDLARDMLQMLVAFLPEIRNKVEEQLVGENPEDLLDAIHKLHGSCGYSGVPRLKNLCQLLEQQLRAGTPESELEPEFLELLDEMDNVTREAMKVLGS
- a CDS encoding glycerate kinase encodes the protein MKIVIAPDSYKESLSALEVATAIERGFREIFPEAVYVKLPVADGGEGTVEAMIAATQGSIVHVPVTGPLGERVEGFYGLSGDKQSAFIEMAAASGLERVAPSQRNPLKTTSWGTGELIRHALDVGVKHIIIGIGGSATNDGGAGMVQALGAKLLDDNEQPLGQGGGELGKLARIDLSGLDKRLAECRIEVACDVTNPLTGNDGASAVFGPQKGATPEMIVTLDNALAHYASVIARDLDIDVLNLAGGGAAGGMGAALYAFCGAQLRQGIEIVTDALHLADQVADADLVITGEGRIDSQTIHGKVPVGVAKVAKRFNKPVIGIAGSLTADVGVVHDHGIDAVFSVIYTICTLEDALENAGENVRMAARNIAAVLKVGQAF